In Rhodoligotrophos appendicifer, the sequence TGGAGGTGCCGTGCTGTTGGCGGCAGGGCCGGATTTCGCCTCGCCGCTCAGTCTCTACCGATCGCCTCTGTCGACCGTCCTGCCGAGTGCGCCAACTGGCGGTATGACCGTCGAGCCGTTCAAGCCCGAGATCACCGAGCAGGGCAAGCGGCATCCGGTGACCCGCGACTTACCCGGCTCGGAGCAATCGCCGCCGTCATGGGGACGCTGGTTCCGATTGATCGACGTCGATCAGATGGCTGGCGATGCCGTCATGTCAGGTCCCGATAACAAGCCGCTGATGATCCTGTCGCGCCACAATGAGGGTCGCGTGGCACAGCTGCTGTCCGACCATGCTTGGCTTTGGGCCCGCGGATATGACGGCGGCGGCCCGCAATCGGAGTTGCTGCGTCGGCTTGCCCATTGGCTGATGAAGGAACCCGATCTCGAGGAGGAAGCCCTGATCGGACGGCATGACGGGTCGCGGCTGGTCATTGAACGACGGACGATGGCCGACACGGCAGCGGACGTCACGGTCGCGAAGCCATCGGGAGACGAAAATGTCGTCAAACTCACGGAGACCGAACCTGGGATCTGGCGTGGCGAGGTGACCGTCGACGAGGTCGGGCTTCACCGCCTTACTGACGGCAAAATTTCATCTGTCGCCGCCGTCGGCAGCCCCGATCCCAAGGAAGCCGAAGAGGTGGCTGCCACCGATGCGAAGCTCCAGCCGATCACCGACGCGACCGGAGGGGGAATCTACTGGCTCGCAGATCGCACCGGCAGCCCTACTTCCGCAGAGATCCCGCGACTGCGCAAAGTCGCCGCGGGTCGAGTGATGGCCGGTTCCGGCTGGCTGGGGTTAAAGGACAATGGCGCCTATCGGATCCGCGACGTGGTCGACGTACCGTTGTTCTCAACTCTGGCAGCGCTCGCGTTGCTTCTGGGCCTGATGGGGCTGACCTGGTATCGCGAGGGACGATAGATCTTGGACTTGCGCCCAGCGCCTAGGACCCAACACCAACCCTCCGACGTCTCTAAAGGCTCCCGCTGTCAATTCCCGATACAAGAGCCTCTTTGGGTCGACCGGGCCAGGCAACATCAAGCGGCCATCGGGCACCCGGCTGAACCCCACGCGCTGATAGTAAGGCTCATCACCCACCAATATCACGAGCTGGTGGCCAAGATCGGCGGCATCAGCGAGAGTTGCCCGCATCAGCTTCATCCCAATTCCGCAGTTCTGAAGATCGGGACTTACCGCCAGCGGCCCCAGCAATAGAGCATGAGTGCCAGCGGGACCGATCCTGAGCGGAGAATACCAGATCGAGCCTACCAGCCGATCTCCCG encodes:
- a CDS encoding GNAT family N-acetyltransferase, producing the protein MTTTPFTLELQRPSHHHAVEELLDRAFGLDRRTKTSYRLREGEDLLDELCMTAWAGDRLVGSIWYSPLRIGPAGTHALLLGPLAVSPDLQNCGIGMKLMRATLADAADLGHQLVILVGDEPYYQRVGFSRVPDGRLMLPGPVDPKRLLYRELTAGAFRDVGGLVLGPRRWAQVQDLSSLAIPGQPHQAQKQRERCQS